Proteins from a single region of Megalopta genalis isolate 19385.01 chromosome 3, iyMegGena1_principal, whole genome shotgun sequence:
- the Or26 gene encoding odorant receptor 26 isoform X2: MAKVSREVLANNVHYAKDYNYSLQVNRWFLKPIGIWPNLSETDRASKILSKLLNIACHSLMVFTFAPSMLYILFEDTSMYARLQAIGPMSHWLMGELNYCSLSFRTKDIVRCMRHVETDWKTIERPNDRQLMLKNAKKPDFRVANDSNSMLRLPCPFYSNLMDVSRSPTNEIVYFLQILSGFIVNSVTVGACGLAGVFAMHACGQLNVVMSQLDSLVEPYGDQTFAQKRLTSIVKRHLRALNFVWYIEKIMHLICLVELLGCTLNICMLEYYILTEKTIKRTATYVIIYVSMIFNIFIFCYIGEKLTVQCRQVGEKAYMTQWYRLPYKTAAGLILLISRSGMVTSITAGKLLPISIATFGDVFKTSFVYFDMLRRLTM, translated from the exons ATGGCAAAAGTGAGTCGGGAGGTACTGGCGAACAACGTTCACTACGCGAAAGACTACAATTACAGCTTGCAAGTGAACCGTTGGTTCCTGAAGCCGATTGGGATTTGGCCCAACTTGTCAGAGACCGACAGAGCCAGCAAGATCCTCTCGAAGCTGTTGAACATTGCGTGCCACTCGCTGATGGTGTTCACATTCGCGCCATCCATGCTGTACATTCTGTTCGAGGACACCAGCATGTATGCTAGACTTCAGGCGATAGGACCGATGAGCCATTGGCTGATGGGTGAGCTAAATTACTGCAGCCTGTCGTTCAGGACCAAAGACATCGTTCGGTGCATGCGCCACGTGGAGACCGATTGGAAGACGATCGAGCGACCCAACGACCGCCAGCTGATGCTGAAGAACGCGAAG AAGCCGGATTTCCGTGTCGCGAATGACAGCAACTCGATGCTCCGGCTACCTTGCCCGTTTTACTCGAACCTGATGGACGTCAGCCGAAGCCCGACCAACGAAATTGTCTACTTCCTGCAGATTCTGTCCGGCTTCATTGTCAATTCGGTAACAGTGGGCGCTTGCGGTTTGGCCGGCGTTTTCGCGATGCATGCCTGTGGTCAGCTGAATGTTGTCATGTCGCAGCTGGATAGCTTGGTGGAACCATATGGGGATCAGACGTTCGCGCAGAAGAGGCTGACGTCCATCGTGAAGCGCCATTTACGAGCGTTGAA ttttgtATGGTATATAGAAAAAATTATGCATCTAATATGTCTCGTTGAGTTATTGGGATGCACGTTGAACATCTGTATGCTTGAATACTACATTCTGACG GAAAAGACCATAAAACGCACGGCCACATACGTCATCATTTACGTGTCCATGATTTTTAACATCTTCATATTCTGTTACATCGGCGAGAAATTGACGGTGCAG TGCCGACAGGTGGGAGAAAAAGCGTACATGACACAATGGTACCGTTTACCTTACAAAACTGCCGCAGGATTAATACTGCTAATCTCCAGGTCAGGAATGGTAACCAGCATCACTGCGGGAAAACTGTTGCCGATATCCATTGCAACGTTTGGTGAT GTATTCAAAACGTCATTTGTATACTTCGACATGCTTCGTAGACTTACGATGTAA
- the Or26 gene encoding odorant receptor 26 isoform X1, whose translation MAKVSREVLANNVHYAKDYNYSLQVNRWFLKPIGIWPNLSETDRASKILSKLLNIACHSLMVFTFAPSMLYILFEDTSMYARLQAIGPMSHWLMGELNYCSLSFRTKDIVRCMRHVETDWKTIERPNDRQLMLKNAKVGRSIAIVVAICMNIGIFSYNLVTGFQKPDFRVANDSNSMLRLPCPFYSNLMDVSRSPTNEIVYFLQILSGFIVNSVTVGACGLAGVFAMHACGQLNVVMSQLDSLVEPYGDQTFAQKRLTSIVKRHLRALNFVWYIEKIMHLICLVELLGCTLNICMLEYYILTEKTIKRTATYVIIYVSMIFNIFIFCYIGEKLTVQCRQVGEKAYMTQWYRLPYKTAAGLILLISRSGMVTSITAGKLLPISIATFGDVFKTSFVYFDMLRRLTM comes from the exons ATGGCAAAAGTGAGTCGGGAGGTACTGGCGAACAACGTTCACTACGCGAAAGACTACAATTACAGCTTGCAAGTGAACCGTTGGTTCCTGAAGCCGATTGGGATTTGGCCCAACTTGTCAGAGACCGACAGAGCCAGCAAGATCCTCTCGAAGCTGTTGAACATTGCGTGCCACTCGCTGATGGTGTTCACATTCGCGCCATCCATGCTGTACATTCTGTTCGAGGACACCAGCATGTATGCTAGACTTCAGGCGATAGGACCGATGAGCCATTGGCTGATGGGTGAGCTAAATTACTGCAGCCTGTCGTTCAGGACCAAAGACATCGTTCGGTGCATGCGCCACGTGGAGACCGATTGGAAGACGATCGAGCGACCCAACGACCGCCAGCTGATGCTGAAGAACGCGAAGGTCGGTCGCTCGATCGCTATCGTTGTCGCTATTTGCATGAACATCGGCATCTTCTCTTACAACTTGGTCACGGGCTTCCAGAAGCCGGATTTCCGTGTCGCGAATGACAGCAACTCGATGCTCCGGCTACCTTGCCCGTTTTACTCGAACCTGATGGACGTCAGCCGAAGCCCGACCAACGAAATTGTCTACTTCCTGCAGATTCTGTCCGGCTTCATTGTCAATTCGGTAACAGTGGGCGCTTGCGGTTTGGCCGGCGTTTTCGCGATGCATGCCTGTGGTCAGCTGAATGTTGTCATGTCGCAGCTGGATAGCTTGGTGGAACCATATGGGGATCAGACGTTCGCGCAGAAGAGGCTGACGTCCATCGTGAAGCGCCATTTACGAGCGTTGAA ttttgtATGGTATATAGAAAAAATTATGCATCTAATATGTCTCGTTGAGTTATTGGGATGCACGTTGAACATCTGTATGCTTGAATACTACATTCTGACG GAAAAGACCATAAAACGCACGGCCACATACGTCATCATTTACGTGTCCATGATTTTTAACATCTTCATATTCTGTTACATCGGCGAGAAATTGACGGTGCAG TGCCGACAGGTGGGAGAAAAAGCGTACATGACACAATGGTACCGTTTACCTTACAAAACTGCCGCAGGATTAATACTGCTAATCTCCAGGTCAGGAATGGTAACCAGCATCACTGCGGGAAAACTGTTGCCGATATCCATTGCAACGTTTGGTGAT GTATTCAAAACGTCATTTGTATACTTCGACATGCTTCGTAGACTTACGATGTAA